Below is a window of Desmonostoc muscorum LEGE 12446 DNA.
CCATCACCACTGGTATAGCGTTGACAATATCACCATTGGCATCGATCGCACCTTGATATAATTCCACCTGCACATCATCATTGTTCAAAGTTGCCAAATCAACCTTAGCTTTGACAGCTACAGTTTGGTTAACTTCAATATCCGCAGGTGTGGATACGTCAATATCTTTGATTCTGATGTTGAACCAGTGTTCGCTGAGTTTTGCTTTCCAAGCGGCTAGTTCTTTGGCTGGGGCATAGTTATCAACGGTCAGGGTATGATAGCGATCGCTAGCTGGAAAATAAGCCCTTTGTGCATATTCTCCTACCATCCGCGCTGTATTAAAGAATGGACAATTCAAGCGAATTGCATCCTTCATTTTGGCAACCCACGGCCGCGGTAAGCCATCACTATCCCGATCTTCATAAAACAGCGGTACAACTTCCTTATCTAGCAAATCGTAGAGGGCGTTTGCTTCTACTTCATCTTGATAGTTGGGATCGTCGTAATTTTCTCCATGTCCAATTGCCCAGCCTGTGCGGACGTAATCAGCTTCATCCCACCAACCATCTAGTACGCTTAAATTTGGCAATCCATTCATTGACGCTTTCATGCCACTGGTACCAGATGCTTCCCGTGGACGACGCGGTGTGTTTAACCAAATATCACAACCTGCTACCATCAACCGGGAAATGTGAATGTCGTAATTAGGAACAAACACTACCTGCTTTTCTAAATGCTGTTCGCGGATAAAGTGATTGATGTCGCGGATGAGTTCTTTACCGGGAATATCTTTAGGATGTGCTTTCCCAGCGATGACAAATTGCACCTTGCGGTCTTTATTGGCTAATAAAATCCGCTTGATGCGTTCTACATCGCGCATCCACAAAGTAGCGCGTTTGTAGGTGGCAAAGCGACGAGCAAAGCCAATGGTGAAAGCGTAAGGGTCTAAAACTTCTTGGGCTTGGACGATTTCTGAGGGCGAAGCGCCGCGATCGCGTAAATGCTTCACCATGTGATCGCGCACATACAGTATCATGTCTAAGCGACAGCGTTCGTGATTCCGCCACAATTCCTCATCGGGTATGGCGTCCATCCGCTCCCACAGTGGGCTATCTACTGGTGCTGACGACCAATTTGGCCCCAGGTAGCGATCGTATAACTCTTGAGTTGATTTGGCAACACAACTCCGAGCATGAACACCGTTGGTAATGGCGGCGATGGGCACTTCTTCCACTGGCACTTTCTTCCACAAGCCCTGGAACATTTGCCGCGACACTACGCCGTGTAGTTGTGCTACGCCATTAGAAAATGTTGCCATTTTCAGCGCCAGTACTGCCATACTGAAAGGCGCAGATAAATCACCTGTATTTTCGCGCCCCAGTCCTAAAAATTGTTCTTTGGGCAAGCCAAAGATTTCTGCATAGTACCCCAGGTAGTACAAAACTTTATCAGGAGAAAACAGGTCAATCCCTGCTGGTACTGGGGTGTGAGTGGTGAAGATATTACTGGAAGCCACTACCTGTTTAGCTTCGGCATAATCCAATCCCTCTTCCTGAATCAGCAGCCGGATGCGTTCTAGGGCAGAGAAGGCGGCGTGACCTTCATTCATGTGGTAGGCGGTAACGTTCAACCCCAAGGCCTTGAGCATTTGCACGCCACCGATCCCCAGCATAATTTCCTGGTGGATACGCATATCGATGTCGCCACCATAGAGTTGGTCTGTGATGTCGTGGTCGTAGGGATTGTTAGGTTCAATGTTGGTGTCTAGCAGATATAAAGGCACCATTCCCACCTGTACGCGCCAAACTCTGGCGTACACCTTGCGTCCTGGATAATCGACCGCAATTCGCAGTTCTGAGCCATCTGGATTGCGTTCTAGGTGCAAAGGCATGTTGTAGAAATCGTTGATGGGGTAGCGTTCCTGCTGCCAACCATCAGCATTGAGATACTGGGCAAAGTAGCCTTGCTGGTAGAGTAAACCTACACCTACAAGTGGTAGCCCCAAGTCACTAGCAGATTTGAGGTGATCTCCCGCCAGAACGCCCAAGCCTCCAGAATAGACGGGCAAACAATCCACAAGTCCAAATTCCGCCGAAAAATAGGCGTAGCATTCTTTTGGCTTATGTTCGCGTTGTTTCTGATACCAGGTGCGCTCTTGCAAATAATCTTCTAACTGACGGTTAGCTCGATCCATTTGCGCCAGGAAGCCTTCATCTTCGACAACTTCCAAAAGCCGAGCCTGAGAAATAGTACCCAGCATCAACACCGGGTTATGGCGGCTAGACTCCCACAGGTCGGAATCCAAGCGACGAAATAAATCTTTAGTCTCAACGTTCCAATCCCAGTGCAAGTTATATGCCAGCCGCCGCAGCGGTTCGAGTCGCTGCGGTAGTGAGGGGGAGACGTTAAATGTGCGAATTGGCTGCATAGGTTGGCAAAACTCCAAGTTTAGCTATGGTTATTGTTTACTTTCTTTACCAATGTTGCCAATTCTCTATAGTTTAGTTTGTGAAAAAGCGATGACTTTGTTAAGCATTGAGAATTTTTCTTAACCTCGTTGCTGTAGTTTACACCAAGGTGTTTTTTATTCTATGTCTTACTTTCAGCCATGTACTTGGTATATTAAGATTTAATCATTGACTGGTGTGTATCATTTAAAAGAATCTTAGTTTTCAAGAAATATTTTATATTTATTTTAGTATTCATTCAGGGGATCAATTCTCGCGTCTTAGCTGAGGCTGAAAATTTACCATAGCCAATCCCATGAGCCGTTAAAATTTTAATTATTTTTTAATATCTTGATGCTGACATAGAGTCACTATAATGGGTGGGTTCAGGTTAACCTATGTTTATGCGAACCCATAAGATTGTTTCGTCTAGCTAAAAATTCTCGCTGACGAAAACTGTAGCAAGGGGTTAAGCAGAAAAAGCGATGTCTACGACGGGATACGCCTACGCTAACCACCTAGTATCAAACATTGATACTACAACAAAAAAACAATTTAATAGGTGTTATTTTATGCACCTAGTGAAGGCTGATCCTTAGTATTTTTGGACATTGTGAGAGCTATGGCTGCTGCATAAGCAATCTCCGCTGCCATTTGATAAGCATGTTTAATACCCGATGAAGCGTCCTTAGTTTTAGGAGAAGGAGAAACTTTTTTGCGACGCGATTCTTGCTTGACATCACCCGCTACAACCGATCGCTGTAATAAGATCCAAGCATCTAGATCATCAGAATCATAATCACTTTGAATGAGCGATCGCACTTCGTCTTCAGCTACAATACTCAGATAGCCGGTAGCTAGAGCTTTTTCCACAATTTCTTTAATTAAAGCCATAATTTGAACCAAGTGTGTGAGTTAAAAGCGATACCTCAATTTCAGCATTACATATTGCTTTGTCAACTTTTCCCTGAAACTCAGATACGTTTTAGCTTTCCATAAAATTTATAACAACCAATCCCAAGCACGCATCACCCGCTTGGCTCACCCATTTGGGTGATTTACAAATTTTCAGATATAAGTAACAGGGAAGAAGATAATTTTTAGCTTTTTGGTTTTCAAGAGAAAGAGGGTGTCATTAAGTATAGTAGATATCAATCTGAATTTAACACGAACCGCAAATTTTTTTAGAATTAAGTAACGGTATAAATATCAACAAAAAAGCCGACAAACTGTCATTAGTCATTAGTCATTAGTCATTAGTACCCCTACCTCCCCCATCTCCCCCATCTCCCTCATCTCCCTCATCTCCCTCATCTCCCCACTCCCCACTCCCCATTCCCTAATTCCCGTAAAAAACTTAGCTGATTTGCCTAATTTTTATCAGTAAATAGCCGGAAAATCAACTGATTTAAGAATATTGCGCCACTAAAAATAAAATGTGTTATCGTTAAAAACAATTGTAATTAAAAGCCGTTCATCTAATTACAATGATGAATTGGTTGGTCTATAAATCATCCGTGTGCAACATGATTGGAGCAGCATACTCTAGAAATTCGTTGCAAGAAAGCCGTCATAGCAGTCGGGGAAGCGCTTACTTGTTTGCACCGATGGTTAACTTCAATGTGATGGCTGATGTAGGAGATAATCCACCTTAATTGGATTTTATTTGGGCACAAGTACCCATCAAAATCCAACAATATTACATTATCTTGCTAGACAGAGATTGTCTCTGGTCATTAAAAGAGTCTAGTTAAATGTATTTTGTTGTCAAATAGCTTGTGGGACTGAGTTGTTTTAACACGCTAAAACTGCCTGAGAAGAAGTAACCTTCAGGTAAACAACTCTATGCGTAATCGTGTAACAAGCTTTAAAAATTTTTTGCCCAATAACCAAAACAGTAGCCTATCTCAACCTGCAAATATTCCCATCAGACAATTTAATAGTCTGAGCTTTGGCTCTGCAATGCACTGATGTTGTTTTGTTAATTCAGCCTAGTGAAAAGAAACAAAACTTTGATGTAACTTGACCGCGCCAATTTTAGATTTTAGATTTTAGATTTTAGATTTTAGATTATTTCGGTTCATGCCCCGATGCCACTTGCTTTATGCAGGGTTTCCCGTCCACCGCAGTGGCTCCCCCTTGTGGGCGGAATAAATCCAAAATTTAAAATTCTTGCATCCCCAAGTCCCGTACCGCAAGTGGCGCGGGGTCAATCCAAAAGACGCTCGTGACGCTCGTTGCGCTAAAGCGTCTCCCCTTGGGAGATGACTCGCTTGCCGCCGGCGCTATCGCCCTTGGCGTCTCCCCTTGGGAGAAGACTCGGCTTAGCTGCGCTATCGTAAATCTAAAATCCAAAATTCGCTGACTGCTGCAAAAGCTTCTAGTTACCAAGGTAATTGTCCATATCAATTGAGTGTTCATACCACATCAAAGTTAAAAAATTGCTCACATAGTCAAAGCCAGACTTTGGTTTGTCCAAAAAAAATCTTGGGAAATATAGTAATACCGCTAATCTAAATCAGGTATTAAGACATACCGAGAATACTGGTATGGGCAGGAGATTAGGATACAACCCAAAAAAAGCTTCAAAACTGTCAACAACACTTGATTGAAGAGATATGTAACCATGCATAACGACCAATATTCTTCAAAATTGCAACGCGCCCAAGAACTTTTAGTAACTACTGTGTTAGGAGATATTCCTACACTCATTCTCGGACCAAAGTTGCGAAATTTGGTATATCGTACTATTTTTGCCCAAATAGGTAGCCAAGTTTATATTCAAAATGGTGTTGAATTTAACGGTACTTCTTGTATTGAAATTGGCAGTGGAGTATATATTTTCCAAGGTGT
It encodes the following:
- the glgP gene encoding alpha-glucan family phosphorylase is translated as MQPIRTFNVSPSLPQRLEPLRRLAYNLHWDWNVETKDLFRRLDSDLWESSRHNPVLMLGTISQARLLEVVEDEGFLAQMDRANRQLEDYLQERTWYQKQREHKPKECYAYFSAEFGLVDCLPVYSGGLGVLAGDHLKSASDLGLPLVGVGLLYQQGYFAQYLNADGWQQERYPINDFYNMPLHLERNPDGSELRIAVDYPGRKVYARVWRVQVGMVPLYLLDTNIEPNNPYDHDITDQLYGGDIDMRIHQEIMLGIGGVQMLKALGLNVTAYHMNEGHAAFSALERIRLLIQEEGLDYAEAKQVVASSNIFTTHTPVPAGIDLFSPDKVLYYLGYYAEIFGLPKEQFLGLGRENTGDLSAPFSMAVLALKMATFSNGVAQLHGVVSRQMFQGLWKKVPVEEVPIAAITNGVHARSCVAKSTQELYDRYLGPNWSSAPVDSPLWERMDAIPDEELWRNHERCRLDMILYVRDHMVKHLRDRGASPSEIVQAQEVLDPYAFTIGFARRFATYKRATLWMRDVERIKRILLANKDRKVQFVIAGKAHPKDIPGKELIRDINHFIREQHLEKQVVFVPNYDIHISRLMVAGCDIWLNTPRRPREASGTSGMKASMNGLPNLSVLDGWWDEADYVRTGWAIGHGENYDDPNYQDEVEANALYDLLDKEVVPLFYEDRDSDGLPRPWVAKMKDAIRLNCPFFNTARMVGEYAQRAYFPASDRYHTLTVDNYAPAKELAAWKAKLSEHWFNIRIKDIDVSTPADIEVNQTVAVKAKVDLATLNNDDVQVELYQGAIDANGDIVNAIPVVMDYQGEDTQGLSTYTANITYTNSGLQGLSLRVLPKNQHLANPYEPRLIAWAE